One region of Chryseobacterium muglaense genomic DNA includes:
- a CDS encoding malate dehydrogenase: MKVTVVGAGAVGASCAEYIAMKNFCSEVVLVDIKEGFAEGKAMDLMQTASLNGFDTKITGTTGDYSKTAGSHVAVITSGIPRKPGMTREELIGINAGIVKEVTENLVKNSPEVIIIVVSNPMDTMAYLVHKTSGLPKHKIIGMGGALDSARFKYRLAEALEAPISDVDGMVIAAHSDTGMLPLLSKATRNGVPVTEFLDEAKQKYVIEETKVGGATLTKLLGTSAWYAPGAAVSVMVQAIACDQKKMIPCSLMLDGEYGESDICLGVPAIIGKNGVESIVTISLTEEEKAKFAEAAKAVREVNGDLKF, encoded by the coding sequence ATGAAAGTAACCGTAGTAGGTGCAGGTGCTGTAGGAGCAAGTTGTGCAGAATACATCGCAATGAAAAACTTCTGTTCAGAAGTAGTTTTAGTAGATATCAAAGAAGGTTTTGCTGAAGGAAAAGCAATGGACTTGATGCAGACTGCATCTTTGAACGGATTTGATACAAAAATTACAGGTACAACAGGAGATTACAGCAAAACAGCAGGTTCTCATGTAGCAGTAATTACTTCTGGTATCCCAAGAAAACCGGGAATGACTAGAGAAGAATTAATCGGTATCAATGCGGGAATCGTAAAAGAAGTTACTGAAAACTTAGTAAAAAATTCTCCGGAAGTAATCATCATTGTTGTTTCTAACCCAATGGATACTATGGCTTATTTGGTACACAAAACTTCAGGTCTTCCTAAGCATAAAATCATCGGTATGGGTGGTGCTTTAGATTCTGCAAGATTCAAGTACAGATTGGCTGAAGCTTTAGAAGCTCCAATTTCTGACGTTGACGGTATGGTAATCGCTGCTCACAGTGATACTGGGATGCTTCCTTTATTGAGCAAAGCAACAAGAAACGGAGTTCCTGTAACTGAGTTCTTAGACGAAGCTAAACAAAAATATGTAATCGAAGAAACTAAAGTGGGTGGTGCTACATTAACTAAATTATTAGGTACTTCAGCTTGGTATGCTCCGGGTGCAGCAGTTTCTGTAATGGTTCAGGCAATTGCTTGCGATCAAAAGAAAATGATTCCTTGTTCATTAATGCTTGACGGTGAATATGGCGAAAGCGATATCTGTCTTGGTGTTCCTGCAATTATCGGGAAAAACGGTGTTGAAAGCATCGTAACAATCTCTTTAACTGAAGAAGAAAAAGCTAAATTTGCTGAAGCTGCAAAAGCAGTAAGAGAAGTAAATGGTGATTTGAAGTTTTAA